A genome region from Hevea brasiliensis isolate MT/VB/25A 57/8 chromosome 7, ASM3005281v1, whole genome shotgun sequence includes the following:
- the LOC110646010 gene encoding auxin-responsive protein IAA9 yields the protein MSPPLLGVEEEGKSNVSLVASSTSIDCISQNGCGLKERNYLGLSDCSSVDSSAVPSLSEENKNNLNLKATELRLGLPGSQSPEREADVSLLIRGKLDEKLLFPMLPLKDGICSSSQKHVVSGNKRGFSDTMDGFSEVKGSLYSEKNWLFHSAGTESDSPQSVGQGKFPGSSGINAMLSPRPSGAQSAMIKEVSQRGLQDRSHAANGTNLNQTGTSNNSSSDPAAKAQVVGWPPIKSFRKNTLVTSSKNNDEVDGKPGPGALFVKVSMDGAPYLRKVDLRTYSTYQELSCALEKMFSCFTIGQCGSHGVPQGKEKLSESSLRDLLNGSEYMLTYEDKDGDWMLVGDVPWEMFIDTCKRLKIMKSSDAIGLAPRVVEKSKVKA from the exons ATGTCTCCACCTCTGCTGGGTGTTGAGGAGGAAGGTAAGAGCAATGTCTCTTTAGTGGCCTCTTCGACATCCATTGATTGTATCTCCCAGAATGGCTGCGGTTTGAAAGAACGTAACTATCTGGGTTTGTCAGATTGTTCTTCAGTTGACAGCTCTGCAGTCCCAAGCTTGTCAGAGGAGAATAAAAACAATCTAAATTTGAAGGCTACTGAGTTAAGGCTTGGTCTTCCTGGATCCCAATCTCCTGAAAGAGAAGCAGATGTTTCCTTGCTGATTAGAGGGAAACTTGATGAGAAGCTGCTGTTTCCGATGCTTCCTTTAAAGGATGGAATCTGCTCATCATCACAGAAGCATGTTGTTTCGGGCAACAAAAGAGGATTTTCTGACACCATGGATGGATTCTCAGAGGTTAAGGGTTCTTTGTATTCAGAAAAGAACTGGCTGTTTCACTCTGCTGGTACAGAGTCTGATTCTCCACAATCTGTCGGTCAAGGGAAGTTCCCTGGTAGTTCTGGGATAAATGCAATGCTATCACCTAGACCTTCTGGTGCTCAATCAGCCATGATAAAAGAGGTGTCACAGAGAGGGTTACAGGACCGGTCTCATGCTGCCAATGGAACCAACCTGAACCAAACTGGTACTTCTAACAACAGCAGCAGTGACCCTGCTGCCAA GGCACAGGTTGTTGGCTGGCCTCCAATTAAGTCATTTAGGAAGAACACATTAGTCACCTCTTCAAAGAACAATGATGAAGTTGATGGAAAACCTGGTCCTGGTGCTCTTTTTGTCAAGGTCAGCATGGATGGTGCTCCTTATTTGAGGAAGGTAGATCTTAGAACCTACTCCACTTATCAAGAACTCTCTTGTGCTCTTGAGAAGATGTTCAGCTGTTTTACTATAG GTCAATGTGGATCTCATGGAGTTCCTCAAGGGAAGGAAAAGCTGAGTGAGAGTAGCTTGAGAGATCTTTTGAATGGATCAGAATACATGCTTACATATGAGGATAAGGATGGTGACTGGATGCTTGTAGGGGATGTACCATGGGA GATGTTTATTGACACATGCAAGAGACTAAAGATTATGAAGAGCTCTGATGCGATTGGGTTAG CTCCCCGGGTGGTGGAGAAATCCAAGGTCAAGGCCTAG